A region from the Cystobacter ferrugineus genome encodes:
- a CDS encoding helix-turn-helix transcriptional regulator: MATTTLPEFLRARRERLHPESTERRRTPGLRREEVAARAGVSVTWYTWLEQGRGGVPSDDVLERLARALELDDTNREMLFLLAHARPPPRRHTPPAKVTPALQRVLDNLHVPAFVKTPTFQIVAWNRAAVAVISDYAAIPERDRNMLRRVFHPEAAAFLPHADDMHRTCLAAFRVDIARAGASEEAAALVDELMETSADFRRLWAENELYTHGVRYRRLVRPNVGELVFETSVFSVDDSDGLSMFVLSPVDDASARGVEQLLRELAE, encoded by the coding sequence ATGGCGACTACCACCCTCCCCGAATTTCTCCGCGCTCGCCGCGAGCGGCTTCACCCCGAATCGACCGAGCGGCGTCGCACTCCCGGACTTCGTCGCGAGGAAGTCGCGGCGCGCGCCGGCGTGAGCGTCACCTGGTACACGTGGCTCGAACAAGGTCGCGGCGGCGTGCCGTCCGACGACGTGCTCGAACGCCTCGCTCGCGCACTCGAGCTCGACGACACGAATCGCGAGATGCTGTTCCTGCTCGCTCACGCTCGTCCGCCACCGCGCCGCCACACGCCGCCCGCCAAGGTCACGCCGGCGCTGCAGCGCGTGCTCGACAACCTGCACGTGCCCGCGTTCGTGAAGACGCCGACGTTTCAGATCGTCGCGTGGAATCGCGCCGCCGTGGCGGTGATCAGCGATTACGCCGCGATTCCCGAGCGCGACCGCAACATGCTGCGCCGGGTCTTTCATCCCGAAGCCGCCGCGTTCCTGCCGCATGCCGATGACATGCATCGCACGTGCCTCGCCGCGTTTCGCGTCGACATCGCGCGTGCGGGAGCATCAGAAGAAGCCGCCGCGCTCGTCGACGAGCTGATGGAGACGAGCGCGGACTTTCGCCGGCTGTGGGCCGAGAATGAGCTGTACACGCACGGTGTGAGGTACAGGCGACTCGTCCGACCGAATGTCGGCGAGCTCGTGTTCGAGACGTCGGTGTTTTCCGTCGACGACAGCGACGGCCTCAGCATGTTTGTCTTGTCACCGGTGGACGACGCTTCCGCGCGTGGGGTCGAACAGCTGCTCCGCGAGCTTGCCGAGTAG
- a CDS encoding glutathione S-transferase family protein, whose amino-acid sequence MLTLHHLGRSQSERIVWLCEELGLDYELKRYPRRADNRLAPPEYKALHPMGTAPILTDGDLVLGESGAICEYLLQTHGNGRLAVTRGEPGFTDYLYWFHFANGTLQPVVLQVRSLERVDPSDKNAPLQAAKDRFKLVFSTLEKRLGEAPYLAGKELTAADIMTVFSLTTMRLFKPYDLSPWPNILAYLQRIGARPAYRRAMQKADPDLTPVLGAVPE is encoded by the coding sequence ATGCTGACACTGCATCATCTCGGACGTTCGCAATCGGAGCGGATCGTCTGGCTCTGTGAGGAGCTCGGGCTCGACTATGAGCTGAAGCGCTATCCGCGACGGGCAGACAACCGACTGGCCCCGCCGGAATACAAGGCGCTTCATCCGATGGGCACGGCGCCGATCCTCACCGACGGCGACCTCGTCCTCGGGGAGTCCGGGGCGATCTGCGAGTATCTGCTCCAGACCCATGGCAATGGCCGGCTCGCTGTGACGCGCGGCGAACCCGGTTTCACCGACTATCTCTACTGGTTCCACTTCGCCAACGGGACGCTGCAACCGGTCGTCTTGCAGGTGAGGAGTCTGGAGCGCGTCGATCCTTCGGACAAGAACGCGCCGCTGCAGGCGGCCAAGGACCGGTTCAAGCTGGTCTTCTCGACCTTGGAGAAGCGGCTGGGGGAGGCGCCCTATCTGGCCGGCAAGGAGTTGACGGCGGCGGATATCATGACCGTGTTCTCGTTGACCACGATGCGGCTGTTCAAGCCGTATGATCTCTCGCCCTGGCCGAACATCCTCGCCTATCTGCAACGCATCGGCGCGCGGCCGGCTTATCGTCGGGCGATGCAGAAGGCCGATCCGGATTTGACGCCGGTACTGGGGGCCGTCCCGGAATAA